A genome region from Bacteroidota bacterium includes the following:
- the hutU gene encoding urocanate hydratase, whose protein sequence is MTEVEHVTESKRTIRAPRGTTLSCKGWIQEAALRMLMNNLDPDVAERPEQLIVYGGVGKAARNWDCFDAIVKSLKSLENDETLLIQSGKPVGVFRTHENAPRVLISNSMLVPQWATWDEFRRLEALGLTMYGQMTAGSWIYIGTQGILQGTYETFAACADKYFDGTLAGKLLVTAGLGGMGGAQPLAATMNGAACLAIEVDRSRIEKRLKTGYVDEMSESLDEALLTLQTAKALKQAKSVALLGNAAEVLRELYERKIDIDVLTDQTSAHDTLNGYVPAHMRYEEALDLRKSNPQRYVKLAQQSIVEHVEAMLGLQKRGAVTFDYGNNIRGEAFANGLKNAFDIPGFVPEYIRPLFCDGKGPFRWAALSGDPEDIHRTDRAVMETFPDNKPLCRWIEKAQKQVHFQGLPSRICWLGYGERAKMGKIFNDLVARGEVKAPIVIGRDHLDCGSVASPNRETEKMKDGSDAIADWPVLNALLNATGGASWVSVHHGGGVGMGLSIHAGMVVVADGTKEAEARLQRVLTYDPGMGIVRHADAGYERALDNAKKFGVKVPMME, encoded by the coding sequence ATGACAGAAGTAGAACACGTCACTGAAAGCAAAAGAACAATCCGAGCACCGCGTGGCACTACGCTTTCCTGTAAAGGCTGGATTCAAGAAGCCGCCCTGCGGATGCTGATGAACAATCTTGATCCCGACGTTGCTGAGAGACCTGAACAACTCATTGTGTACGGCGGCGTCGGCAAGGCCGCGCGCAACTGGGATTGTTTTGATGCAATCGTAAAGAGCCTGAAGAGTTTGGAAAATGACGAAACGCTGCTCATTCAATCCGGAAAGCCCGTTGGCGTTTTCCGCACGCATGAGAATGCGCCGCGTGTTCTCATCTCCAATTCCATGCTCGTTCCCCAATGGGCTACGTGGGATGAGTTCCGTCGCCTTGAGGCGCTCGGGCTTACAATGTACGGGCAAATGACTGCCGGAAGCTGGATTTACATCGGCACGCAGGGGATTTTGCAGGGAACGTACGAAACGTTTGCCGCGTGTGCGGACAAGTATTTCGACGGAACGCTTGCCGGAAAGCTTCTTGTGACAGCGGGTCTCGGCGGAATGGGCGGCGCTCAGCCACTTGCGGCGACAATGAACGGCGCAGCGTGTCTGGCCATCGAAGTCGACCGCTCACGCATCGAGAAACGTCTCAAGACGGGGTATGTTGATGAGATGTCGGAATCGCTGGACGAGGCGCTTCTGACACTGCAAACGGCAAAAGCTCTGAAGCAGGCAAAATCCGTCGCGCTGCTAGGCAATGCGGCCGAAGTGCTTCGTGAGTTGTATGAACGAAAAATCGACATCGATGTCTTGACGGATCAGACTTCAGCGCATGACACGCTGAACGGCTACGTTCCCGCCCATATGAGGTATGAAGAAGCTCTCGATCTCAGAAAATCAAATCCGCAACGCTACGTGAAGCTCGCGCAACAATCGATTGTCGAGCATGTTGAAGCGATGCTTGGTTTGCAGAAGCGCGGCGCTGTAACGTTCGACTACGGCAACAATATCCGCGGTGAAGCGTTTGCCAACGGACTCAAGAATGCGTTTGACATTCCCGGCTTCGTGCCGGAGTACATTCGTCCCCTTTTTTGCGATGGCAAAGGGCCGTTCCGGTGGGCGGCTTTGTCCGGCGACCCCGAAGATATCCACCGAACCGATAGGGCAGTCATGGAAACCTTTCCCGACAATAAGCCGCTGTGTCGGTGGATTGAGAAGGCGCAAAAGCAGGTTCACTTCCAAGGCCTTCCCTCCCGCATATGCTGGCTTGGGTACGGCGAGCGAGCGAAGATGGGAAAAATCTTCAATGATCTTGTTGCCCGCGGCGAAGTAAAGGCGCCGATCGTGATAGGCCGCGACCATCTTGATTGCGGCTCCGTTGCTTCTCCCAACCGGGAAACAGAGAAGATGAAAGATGGCAGTGACGCCATTGCTGATTGGCCGGTTCTTAACGCGCTGCTCAACGCAACCGGCGGTGCAAGCTGGGTGAGCGTGCATCACGGCGGCGGTGTGGGGATGGGACTTTCGATTCATGCAGGAATGGTTGTCGTTGCCGACGGGACGAAGGAAGCGGAAGCGCGGCTGCAACGCGTATTGACGTACGATCCCGGTATGGGTATCGTGCGCCATGCGGACGCAGGATATGAACGGGCGCTGGATAATGCAAAGAAGTTTGGTGTGAAAGTGCCCATGATGGAATAG
- a CDS encoding VOC family protein, whose product MHRFGHVEIPTTNIKKAKKFFGTVFGWTFTDHPELKYTLFHTGGHPNGGFELVKKMPKRPQTIVYIEVDDVAAKLKEIKKAKGKIVEKKTEVEGMGWYGVFETPDGCRLALWQSAPKA is encoded by the coding sequence ATGCATCGTTTCGGTCACGTAGAAATTCCGACCACCAACATCAAGAAAGCGAAGAAGTTCTTCGGCACTGTCTTCGGCTGGACGTTCACCGATCATCCCGAACTGAAGTACACACTCTTTCACACCGGAGGCCACCCAAACGGCGGATTCGAGTTAGTCAAGAAAATGCCAAAACGCCCCCAGACAATCGTCTACATCGAAGTGGACGATGTTGCCGCAAAACTGAAGGAGATCAAGAAGGCGAAAGGTAAGATCGTAGAAAAGAAGACGGAGGTGGAGGGTATGGGATGGTATGGTGTATTCGAAACCCCTGATGGCTGCCGGCTTGCGTTGTGGCAATCTGCCCCCAAAGCGTAG